Proteins encoded in a region of the Paenibacillus sp. E222 genome:
- a CDS encoding ATPase, T2SS/T4P/T4SS family: protein MLWNTLWLILVLLLCLAYVWFKFRASHREKNNRAPERESFTIELLTEKVKNSLHELSHSQLADVGLHEEEYRRRINQRAEMRKALKGCVSGSISDKTYVKNLIGDLLTRSLGLNKSNIDEVIYFGDTELLTVQDQFEIVFYLYRQQFGVDALSRMIDTYDLGRLRLGEGADDGGSYYISEEDIRYVFECEYRELGFREKTDIIVQRIYQHYKGFSVVDEIRDQRIDGVSGGVSGMLDALQDMGLRQPASWNDLLADGLEDAPLEEPLSGMESVWIFYKGKSIHLPFLSFGSIRELKRVCQNIYKYNYPGQLSEANGYKVNEMKDGSRVVVVRPPFAESWAFFVRKFDIPNASLEQLITGNNADLPINLLQYLMKGSRITAVTGAQGSGKTTLLMAMVKHIYASYTLRVQEMAFELQLRRIYSRRNILSFRETEHISGQQGLDLQKKTDGTVNILGEVASDEVAAWMIQMSQVASLFTLFTHHAKTFRDLVFSLRNSLLKTGMFQHEHIAEEQVVSVINFDVHMKKDAEGRRYIERITECLPRANKGDSVEERAGFSFRNVIEYRDGNYVVTAPISIGSITDMREQMTLQDAALFEQFIKQHWGDTYDR from the coding sequence ATGCTCTGGAATACCCTATGGTTAATTTTAGTTTTGCTGTTATGCCTTGCGTATGTTTGGTTCAAGTTCAGAGCTTCCCATCGTGAAAAGAATAACCGTGCTCCTGAGCGCGAATCCTTCACAATTGAATTGCTGACGGAGAAAGTAAAGAACTCGCTTCATGAGCTTAGTCATAGTCAACTTGCGGATGTCGGATTACATGAAGAAGAGTATCGGCGAAGAATCAATCAGCGTGCCGAGATGCGCAAGGCGCTTAAAGGTTGTGTATCAGGAAGCATCAGTGACAAAACATATGTCAAAAATCTGATAGGTGATCTGCTTACCCGCAGCCTAGGACTGAATAAGTCAAATATCGATGAAGTCATTTATTTTGGAGACACTGAGTTACTGACGGTTCAGGATCAATTCGAAATCGTGTTTTATCTATACCGGCAGCAATTTGGTGTCGATGCTTTGTCGCGCATGATAGACACTTATGATCTTGGCAGACTGAGGCTGGGTGAAGGTGCAGACGACGGAGGAAGTTACTATATCTCCGAGGAGGATATCCGATATGTGTTTGAATGTGAGTACAGAGAGCTTGGCTTCAGAGAAAAAACGGATATCATCGTTCAACGGATCTACCAACATTACAAAGGCTTCTCGGTGGTTGATGAAATAAGAGATCAACGAATAGATGGCGTTAGTGGTGGTGTGAGCGGCATGCTGGATGCCCTTCAGGATATGGGGCTACGGCAGCCAGCTTCGTGGAATGATCTGCTCGCGGATGGACTTGAAGATGCTCCCCTCGAAGAACCGCTTAGTGGAATGGAAAGTGTCTGGATTTTCTATAAAGGTAAGTCCATTCATCTGCCCTTCCTGTCATTTGGCAGTATCCGTGAACTGAAGAGGGTATGTCAAAATATTTATAAATACAACTATCCGGGACAGCTTTCGGAAGCGAATGGATATAAGGTAAACGAGATGAAGGACGGATCACGCGTCGTTGTTGTGCGTCCTCCCTTTGCCGAATCATGGGCATTCTTTGTCCGGAAATTCGATATTCCTAATGCTTCACTTGAACAGCTGATTACTGGTAACAACGCAGATTTGCCAATCAATTTGCTGCAGTATTTGATGAAAGGCAGTAGAATTACAGCTGTAACAGGAGCACAGGGGTCGGGTAAAACGACGCTTCTTATGGCAATGGTCAAGCATATTTATGCTTCATATACCCTGCGTGTACAGGAGATGGCTTTCGAGTTACAGCTGCGGCGTATATACAGTCGACGTAACATTCTAAGCTTCCGGGAGACCGAGCACATATCTGGTCAACAGGGACTGGATTTACAGAAAAAGACCGATGGTACTGTAAATATTCTCGGTGAGGTCGCAAGTGACGAAGTAGCCGCATGGATGATTCAGATGTCCCAGGTTGCCAGTCTGTTCACCCTGTTTACCCATCATGCCAAAACGTTTCGTGATCTCGTCTTCTCCCTCCGTAATTCACTGCTCAAAACAGGTATGTTCCAACATGAACATATTGCCGAGGAGCAAGTCGTAAGTGTCATTAATTTTGATGTACATATGAAAAAGGACGCAGAGGGTCGAAGATATATCGAACGAATCACGGAGTGTCTGCCACGTGCGAATAAAGGGGATAGCGTGGAAGAACGGGCTGGATTTTCGTTTCGCAATGTGATCGAGTATAGAGATGGCAATTACGTCGTCACAGCTCCGATCTCCATAGGAAGTATTACGGATATGCGGGAGCAGATGACACTACAAGACGCTGCGCTGTTTGAGCAGTTCATCAAGCAACATTGGGGTGATACCTATGACCGTTAA
- a CDS encoding thiamine diphosphokinase, which translates to MTKKRVVIFTGGNLSPQFLNEIGKDDLIIAADRGALFLIENGVQPHIAVGDFDSITEQERESVRDHSERIITCDPVHKDLTDTEMAFEIALDLEPSDILMLGATGTRMDHTLANVHIMVRAMQHHISCTLQDEHNYMMLTTSEADVEDRGYEYISLLPLTNEVTGITLEGFMYPLDQATIRMGQSLGISNKLLGKTGTVSIDSGLLLIIQSKD; encoded by the coding sequence ATGACTAAGAAACGAGTTGTTATTTTTACGGGCGGAAATCTCTCTCCCCAATTTCTAAATGAAATCGGTAAAGATGACCTTATTATCGCGGCCGATCGTGGGGCGTTATTCTTAATAGAAAACGGGGTACAGCCACATATCGCAGTAGGAGATTTTGATTCCATTACCGAGCAGGAACGGGAGAGTGTACGAGATCACAGCGAACGGATAATCACCTGCGATCCGGTGCATAAGGATTTGACGGATACCGAGATGGCATTTGAAATAGCGTTGGATCTCGAGCCGTCTGACATTCTTATGTTGGGTGCAACGGGCACTCGCATGGATCATACACTGGCTAACGTACATATTATGGTCCGCGCTATGCAGCATCATATTTCCTGCACTCTGCAGGATGAACACAATTATATGATGCTAACGACCTCCGAAGCTGATGTGGAAGACCGTGGATATGAGTACATCTCCCTGCTCCCACTCACTAATGAAGTAACAGGTATTACGCTGGAAGGTTTCATGTACCCGCTTGATCAAGCAACTATACGTATGGGTCAATCATTGGGGATTAGCAACAAACTGCTCGGAAAGACTGGCACCGTCTCAATCGATAGCGGGTTATTACTCATTATTCAAAGCAAAGATTAA
- a CDS encoding ABC-F family ATP-binding cassette domain-containing protein: MSLLSVENVSHNFGDRTLFKNVSFRLLAGERVGLVGANGVGKSTLMNILTGKLLKDEGKVEWTPKVRYGYLDQHTKLTPGKTIRDVLKDAFQPLLELEKEMMSITDQMADADPDKLELLLEEMGDIQEQLEQGDFYLIDVKVEEMANGLGLSAIGLDRDVAALSGGQRTKVLLAKLLLEKPTALLLDEPTNYLDVEHIEWLTRYLKDYPYAFILISHDTEFMNEVVNVIYHLEFAKLTRYAANYNKFLEMADMNKAQHIDAYEKQQEYIKKQEDFIQRNKARASTSGRAKSREKQLGKIERIDRPDEAAKPTFKFKDARASSKTVFEGIDFEIGYSYALLPKMTMTIERGEKIAIVGCNGVGKSTLLKTILGKIPPISGKTFLGDYLETAYFEQEVRAGNITPIEDVWNEFSHLTQNEVRGHLARCGLKNEHITRPLNALSGGEQAKVRLCKLLMRESNWILFDEPTNHLDVTAKAELKRALQEFKGTVLLVSHEPDFYEDWVTKTWDVEAWSEKQ, from the coding sequence ATGAGTTTATTGTCAGTAGAGAACGTGAGTCATAATTTTGGAGACCGCACGTTATTTAAAAATGTATCTTTTCGTTTACTTGCCGGAGAGCGTGTAGGCCTTGTTGGTGCTAATGGTGTGGGAAAGTCCACACTGATGAACATCCTTACCGGGAAATTGTTAAAGGACGAAGGGAAGGTCGAATGGACCCCCAAAGTTCGTTATGGATATCTGGATCAGCATACCAAGCTCACACCTGGAAAAACGATTCGTGATGTGCTTAAGGATGCGTTTCAGCCCTTGCTTGAGTTGGAAAAAGAAATGATGTCCATTACCGATCAGATGGCAGACGCCGATCCGGACAAACTCGAATTGTTGCTGGAAGAAATGGGTGACATTCAGGAGCAATTGGAGCAAGGTGACTTTTATCTGATTGATGTGAAAGTGGAAGAGATGGCAAATGGACTGGGCTTGTCCGCCATCGGTCTGGATCGTGACGTTGCCGCGCTTAGTGGTGGTCAACGTACGAAGGTATTGCTTGCCAAGCTTTTACTGGAAAAACCAACTGCTCTTTTGCTGGATGAGCCAACGAACTATCTTGATGTGGAACACATTGAATGGCTGACGCGTTACCTTAAGGATTACCCGTATGCGTTTATTCTGATTTCGCATGATACGGAGTTTATGAATGAGGTCGTTAACGTTATTTATCATCTGGAATTTGCCAAGTTGACGCGTTATGCAGCGAACTATAACAAATTCCTTGAAATGGCCGACATGAATAAGGCGCAGCATATTGATGCTTATGAGAAACAGCAGGAGTATATCAAGAAGCAGGAAGATTTCATCCAGCGGAACAAAGCCCGTGCTTCTACTTCCGGTCGTGCCAAGAGCCGTGAGAAGCAGCTCGGCAAGATCGAACGGATCGATCGTCCAGACGAAGCGGCCAAACCCACATTTAAATTCAAGGATGCCCGGGCGAGTAGTAAAACCGTCTTTGAGGGCATTGATTTTGAAATTGGATATTCGTATGCATTATTGCCCAAAATGACGATGACGATTGAGCGTGGCGAGAAAATTGCCATTGTTGGCTGTAACGGTGTAGGTAAATCCACACTGCTCAAGACCATCTTGGGAAAAATCCCACCAATCAGCGGTAAGACTTTCTTGGGTGACTATTTGGAGACAGCCTATTTCGAACAGGAAGTACGTGCAGGAAACATTACCCCGATTGAAGATGTGTGGAATGAATTTTCTCATCTGACACAGAATGAAGTCCGGGGGCATCTCGCACGTTGTGGATTGAAAAATGAGCATATCACCCGTCCGCTTAACGCGCTTAGTGGTGGTGAACAAGCCAAAGTTCGTTTGTGTAAACTTCTGATGCGTGAAAGTAACTGGATTTTGTTCGATGAGCCTACAAACCATTTGGATGTAACGGCCAAAGCAGAGCTGAAACGTGCCTTGCAAGAATTCAAGGGTACCGTGCTGCTCGTATCCCATGAACCTGATTTTTATGAAGATTGGGTTACCAAAACGTGGGATGTTGAAGCTTGGTCCGAGAAACAATAA
- a CDS encoding MoeB/ThiF family adenylyltransferase, translating to MTNQTRSSEQGDRYSRQERYAPIGKEGQHRLNNSRVLIVGAGALGTGIAETLVRSGIGHITIADRDYVEWSNLQRQQLYIEQDAIQRMPKAMAAKKRLSDINSTVEVVAKVMDVRVDELEELVQNADLIMDATDNFDTRLLINDMSQKYRIPWIYGGCVGSYGITYTFLPGETPCLNCLLGEVPLGGDTCDTSGIIPQAVQMVTANQTAEAMKFLSGNSGALRRKLLSFDVWRNEYISINVDGARKEDCPSCGAKANYPYLSASNLEKTDVLCGRDTVQIRPSRRMNLDLQHTADRLVKLEEGRVEANPFLVSFTTGAHRMVIFQDGRVLVHGTKDTAEARTLVHRYFG from the coding sequence ATGACTAATCAGACACGATCTTCTGAACAGGGAGACCGCTATTCCAGACAGGAACGGTATGCACCTATCGGTAAAGAAGGTCAACATCGATTGAATAACAGCAGAGTATTAATTGTTGGAGCGGGCGCGCTTGGTACGGGCATTGCTGAAACGCTGGTACGTTCAGGAATTGGCCATATCACCATTGCAGATCGTGACTATGTGGAGTGGAGCAACCTGCAGAGACAGCAATTATATATCGAGCAAGACGCCATTCAGCGAATGCCCAAAGCGATGGCAGCAAAGAAGCGCCTATCTGACATTAATTCTACTGTTGAGGTTGTAGCCAAAGTGATGGACGTCAGAGTAGACGAACTGGAGGAACTGGTTCAGAATGCAGACTTGATCATGGATGCCACAGATAATTTTGATACCCGGCTATTAATAAATGATATGTCTCAAAAGTATCGTATTCCCTGGATTTACGGCGGATGTGTGGGCAGTTATGGAATTACCTACACATTTCTACCTGGCGAAACACCTTGTTTGAACTGCTTATTAGGTGAGGTTCCGTTAGGTGGGGACACCTGTGATACGTCAGGCATTATTCCTCAGGCGGTGCAGATGGTTACAGCTAATCAGACTGCGGAAGCGATGAAGTTTCTCAGTGGTAATTCAGGTGCGCTGAGACGCAAATTGTTATCATTCGATGTGTGGAGAAATGAATACATATCCATTAACGTCGATGGTGCCCGGAAAGAAGATTGTCCATCCTGCGGAGCAAAGGCTAACTATCCGTACCTCTCTGCCTCAAACTTGGAAAAAACCGACGTACTATGTGGCAGAGATACAGTACAGATTCGCCCTTCACGGCGAATGAATCTGGATCTACAGCATACGGCTGATCGCCTCGTTAAGCTGGAGGAAGGCCGCGTGGAGGCTAATCCGTTTTTGGTTTCTTTTACAACTGGAGCGCACAGGATGGTCATTTTTCAGGATGGTCGCGTCCTTGTTCATGGCACAAAAGATACGGCAGAGGCGCGTACGCTGGTTCATCGGTACTTTGGTTAA
- the thiO gene encoding glycine oxidase ThiO, which translates to MRKEARSRSGNRSGYHPGTVSRSKVGAEFRGKLHAETIIVGGGVIGCAIACELATRGYDVLLVERARIAGGTSCAAAGMLAADSEEFTHAVMAKLARQSRALLHEQKERISALSGVEMGLQQQGFITPFRSYSEVSSYKNNRWSTLSTEHIWWDRVAVQQEASWLNRDTYGAFYRPSESEVLPVSLTQAYVRSAQAMGARVMEGVQDVRLHTDVNGVQGIETSIGTMTSRNVIIATGLHGEELMRHVGLKSPVLPVKGEIAAVQFSPHHAGYRPDKTVYAEDIYIVPKANGEVWIGATSLPGRTDMNVSVQGIQKLLAAATNWIPGIKEAHFIRAWAGVRPSTPDGLPYVGACESVPGLFAAFGHYRNGILLSAITASLMADLICGKTSEELGIQDLSPERLNTKEMLQ; encoded by the coding sequence ATGAGAAAGGAAGCAAGAAGCCGAAGCGGGAATCGTTCAGGGTATCATCCAGGCACAGTATCGAGGAGTAAAGTTGGAGCAGAATTTCGAGGCAAGCTTCATGCAGAAACCATTATTGTAGGCGGAGGCGTTATCGGTTGTGCTATCGCATGTGAACTCGCTACCCGAGGTTATGACGTTCTTCTGGTTGAGCGTGCTCGGATCGCTGGTGGAACTTCCTGTGCAGCCGCAGGCATGCTTGCCGCTGACAGTGAGGAATTTACTCATGCTGTGATGGCAAAGCTTGCCCGGCAGAGCAGAGCTTTGCTTCATGAGCAGAAGGAACGAATCAGTGCGCTTAGCGGCGTTGAAATGGGGCTGCAACAGCAAGGTTTTATTACTCCTTTTCGCTCATACAGTGAGGTCAGCAGTTACAAGAATAATCGATGGTCTACCTTATCTACAGAACATATTTGGTGGGATCGTGTCGCTGTCCAACAGGAAGCTTCATGGTTAAACAGGGATACGTATGGAGCATTTTACAGACCTTCCGAGAGCGAGGTTCTTCCTGTCAGCTTAACGCAGGCTTATGTCAGATCGGCTCAAGCCATGGGTGCAAGGGTGATGGAAGGTGTACAGGATGTCCGTTTGCATACGGATGTGAATGGAGTGCAAGGGATCGAGACTTCAATAGGAACGATGACATCGAGAAATGTCATTATTGCTACAGGGTTACATGGTGAAGAATTGATGAGACATGTGGGTCTGAAATCGCCTGTTTTACCAGTAAAGGGAGAGATTGCAGCCGTGCAGTTTTCACCTCACCATGCCGGGTACAGGCCAGACAAAACGGTGTATGCAGAGGATATATATATTGTTCCCAAAGCTAATGGAGAAGTATGGATCGGTGCAACAAGCCTTCCTGGAAGAACAGATATGAACGTTTCGGTGCAAGGCATTCAGAAGCTGCTTGCAGCTGCAACAAACTGGATACCTGGCATAAAGGAAGCCCATTTTATCCGAGCGTGGGCGGGTGTCCGTCCTTCGACTCCGGATGGATTGCCTTATGTGGGGGCTTGCGAAAGTGTTCCCGGTTTATTCGCTGCTTTTGGACACTATCGTAACGGCATATTGCTTAGTGCGATTACAGCGAGCCTCATGGCTGACTTGATTTGTGGCAAAACCTCGGAAGAGCTGGGGATTCAGGACCTTAGTCCAGAACGTTTGAACACAAAGGAGATGTTGCAGTGA
- a CDS encoding thiamine phosphate synthase, protein MNRTEIFHEQLTTRLFELHVVSPGTGDLDSFLNIAKDIWRWVDYIHIREKKLPLEQQMYWAQSLRTRGVPFNRIILNGSTQLDHHALLGGVHWGQAVIRKYDKDVLRRNNRLRVGVSVHSLEEAKVAEERGADYLFYGHVYASPSKPNFEPRGLASLAEVCAKVSIPVIAIGGIATENIAAIRTAGARGAAVISSIWTNDQPELAAAALRLAITDSEKYAEPRR, encoded by the coding sequence GTGAACAGGACGGAAATCTTCCACGAACAGTTAACAACACGATTATTCGAACTGCATGTGGTTTCACCAGGTACAGGAGACTTGGACTCTTTTCTGAATATTGCTAAGGATATATGGCGGTGGGTCGATTATATCCACATACGGGAAAAAAAGCTGCCCCTTGAGCAACAGATGTATTGGGCGCAAAGTCTCAGAACACGAGGTGTCCCATTTAACCGAATCATTCTGAATGGCTCCACTCAGCTTGATCATCATGCGTTGCTTGGTGGTGTGCATTGGGGTCAAGCAGTTATTCGGAAATACGATAAGGATGTGTTGAGGAGAAACAATCGGCTTCGCGTAGGAGTATCGGTTCATTCTCTGGAAGAAGCAAAAGTTGCAGAAGAACGTGGAGCGGATTATCTCTTTTACGGGCATGTATATGCCTCACCCAGTAAACCAAATTTCGAGCCCAGGGGACTTGCTTCGTTAGCAGAGGTATGCGCTAAAGTTTCAATTCCGGTCATCGCGATTGGTGGGATTGCAACGGAGAATATTGCTGCCATTCGAACTGCTGGTGCCCGTGGAGCCGCTGTGATTTCGTCGATTTGGACGAATGATCAGCCGGAACTGGCTGCCGCTGCATTGCGACTGGCGATTACGGATTCAGAGAAATACGCCGAACCAAGGAGATGA
- a CDS encoding ParA family protein — protein MSSITFWSPFAGTGSTSSALISAYAMALQYRTRILLVNTGPVGSSTEAALPPKEIEDTGSAFTFEEGGWDAVERLHTSGSLNKHNLRDYTKPLLKDRLDLLTGRINRLERSSEEHVETLKTLLHVANEYYDLVLLDADRAGIRDQVLLDQADYVVVNLNQNMRDLEYFFEKIRPESLGDQKLHVVLNKYDPHSRATITNIRRRFRYKGSISVLPYTTGFLDAFNRRDAAAYLQLEGLSNNKDMRKGSFAASMAELARLIMDGAGMRTVLKRLERGA, from the coding sequence ATGAGCAGCATTACGTTTTGGAGTCCTTTTGCAGGAACAGGCAGCACCTCAAGTGCGCTAATCAGCGCCTATGCGATGGCACTACAATATAGGACAAGAATTTTACTTGTAAATACAGGTCCAGTCGGGAGCAGCACAGAAGCTGCCCTTCCACCTAAAGAAATAGAGGACACGGGATCAGCATTCACGTTTGAGGAAGGGGGTTGGGATGCTGTGGAACGGCTGCATACCAGCGGGAGTCTGAACAAGCATAATTTGAGGGACTACACCAAGCCGCTCCTCAAAGATCGTCTGGATTTGTTGACTGGCAGGATTAACAGGCTGGAGCGTTCCTCAGAAGAGCATGTAGAGACATTAAAAACGCTGCTGCACGTAGCCAATGAATATTATGATCTAGTTCTACTGGATGCAGACCGTGCAGGTATACGTGACCAGGTTCTGCTGGATCAAGCCGACTATGTTGTGGTGAACCTAAATCAAAATATGAGGGATCTGGAGTATTTTTTTGAAAAGATCAGACCCGAAAGCCTGGGGGATCAGAAGCTGCATGTCGTACTGAATAAGTATGACCCACATTCACGCGCAACCATTACCAATATTCGTCGGCGTTTTCGATACAAAGGATCGATATCGGTGTTGCCGTATACCACCGGATTTCTGGATGCCTTCAATCGTCGTGATGCGGCAGCGTACTTGCAATTGGAAGGTCTGAGCAACAATAAAGATATGCGTAAAGGGAGCTTTGCCGCAAGTATGGCTGAACTTGCTCGCCTCATTATGGACGGGGCGGGGATGCGAACCGTACTAAAGAGGTTGGAAAGGGGAGCCTGA
- a CDS encoding ABC transporter permease, which yields MNNASSALKVAAGIFLTIALITIVVLLFISAQEATKTAQNNFADIQTELSQAAFTVYDGTTISGSQVTNALRKYADKDQFGIQVITGKNKGGQWYGNQLNISQDLNNADYGSVIKPDEKVGVINQTMSEKDNQYVNPSGKFKAIIVKDKSNVVRGLIFQQS from the coding sequence ATGAACAATGCATCAAGCGCTTTAAAGGTGGCAGCAGGCATCTTTCTGACCATCGCCCTTATTACAATTGTAGTTCTGTTGTTTATTTCGGCTCAGGAGGCGACCAAAACAGCGCAAAACAATTTTGCCGATATCCAGACCGAATTGTCCCAAGCTGCATTTACGGTATATGACGGAACTACCATTAGTGGGTCACAAGTCACAAACGCGCTGCGTAAATATGCGGACAAAGACCAGTTCGGGATTCAAGTGATTACAGGTAAAAATAAAGGAGGACAATGGTACGGTAATCAGTTGAACATCTCCCAGGATCTCAATAATGCAGATTATGGTTCTGTTATTAAACCTGACGAGAAAGTGGGTGTTATCAACCAGACCATGAGTGAAAAAGACAATCAATATGTCAATCCAAGTGGTAAATTCAAAGCAATTATCGTAAAAGACAAATCCAATGTGGTAAGAGGGCTTATTTTCCAGCAATCCTGA
- the thiS gene encoding sulfur carrier protein ThiS, producing MNIIVNGQTMQIEDSLNRVDKLLHSFNLQVKTVVVELNRQILTREYHETTTLRDGDRIEIVHFVGGG from the coding sequence GTGAATATCATTGTCAACGGACAAACCATGCAAATTGAAGATAGCTTAAATCGTGTGGACAAATTGCTCCATTCATTTAATTTGCAAGTAAAAACCGTCGTGGTTGAGTTGAATCGTCAAATTTTAACGCGGGAATATCATGAAACGACCACTTTAAGAGACGGAGACCGAATTGAAATTGTACATTTTGTGGGAGGCGGTTGA
- a CDS encoding response regulator transcription factor: MKTSILLVGRGELVSSTQGILCAEGYQVEQMEWTDLNRLSELTLTNLNMIILINEGCHEATLKNGLESFVHIGVTSPLLVITPKISPELIVELLDYGANDVMEAPIHDKVMMARIRNLLRVFSHTSQEDEEVIVVHDLKVNLRSRRVSRAGEYLVLTPKEYELLEFLARHVNEACPRSVILREVWGYDFAMDTNVVDVYIKHLRVKVDKGRSVKLIHTVRGVGYMLHTQ; this comes from the coding sequence ATGAAAACATCCATATTACTGGTTGGCAGGGGCGAGCTGGTATCTTCTACTCAAGGCATACTGTGTGCTGAAGGCTACCAAGTCGAGCAAATGGAATGGACAGATCTGAACCGTCTTTCTGAACTAACACTCACGAATCTCAATATGATCATATTAATAAATGAAGGATGCCATGAAGCTACCCTAAAAAATGGACTGGAGTCCTTCGTACACATAGGAGTTACTTCTCCATTGCTTGTCATAACTCCCAAGATATCGCCTGAATTAATTGTGGAATTGCTCGATTATGGCGCTAACGATGTGATGGAAGCACCTATTCACGATAAGGTGATGATGGCCAGAATACGGAATCTTTTACGTGTGTTCTCGCATACATCACAGGAAGATGAAGAAGTCATTGTAGTGCATGATCTCAAGGTTAATCTGCGTTCACGTCGCGTAAGTCGTGCAGGTGAATATCTGGTGTTGACTCCGAAAGAATACGAATTGCTGGAGTTCTTGGCGCGTCATGTGAACGAGGCATGTCCCCGGAGTGTTATTTTGAGGGAAGTATGGGGATATGATTTTGCAATGGATACGAATGTGGTAGATGTGTATATCAAACATTTAAGGGTAAAGGTAGATAAGGGAAGGAGCGTCAAATTAATTCATACCGTGCGTGGAGTCGGTTATATGCTTCATACCCAATAA
- a CDS encoding thiazole synthase: MLRIGSYTFESRLLMGTGKFSDLEVQSQAVEASGTEVLTFAVRRLNLEERNKQHFLDTLDLKRYTLLPNTAGASTAEEAVRIAELARASGLCDMIKVEVIGDGITLLPDPIETYKACEILLEKGFTVLPYISDDVMLAKRLQLLGVHAVMPGASPIGAGRGIINPYNLEIIIEQAVVPVIVDAGLRAPKDAAYAMELGADGVLLNTAVSGSGDPVKMAKAMRLGVEAGRLAYEAGMIPVKRYAAASSPAEGMVHT, from the coding sequence ATGTTGAGGATTGGGAGTTATACGTTTGAGTCAAGATTGCTTATGGGTACAGGCAAATTTTCGGACTTGGAAGTGCAGAGCCAGGCGGTTGAAGCCTCAGGTACGGAAGTATTAACGTTCGCCGTTCGGCGTTTGAATCTGGAAGAGCGCAACAAACAGCACTTTCTGGACACCCTGGACTTGAAAAGGTATACCCTTCTACCTAATACAGCGGGTGCTTCAACAGCAGAGGAAGCTGTGCGAATCGCTGAACTTGCTCGAGCGTCAGGGCTTTGTGATATGATAAAAGTAGAAGTTATCGGCGATGGAATCACTTTGCTTCCTGACCCAATTGAAACCTATAAAGCTTGCGAAATTTTGCTTGAAAAAGGCTTTACGGTACTGCCTTATATCTCGGACGATGTTATGCTGGCCAAACGATTGCAACTACTCGGCGTACATGCTGTTATGCCTGGGGCTTCACCGATAGGGGCGGGAAGAGGCATTATTAATCCCTATAACCTGGAGATTATTATTGAACAAGCCGTCGTTCCTGTTATTGTGGATGCAGGACTTCGAGCACCTAAAGATGCTGCTTATGCGATGGAGCTGGGAGCTGACGGTGTTTTGTTGAATACGGCTGTGTCCGGATCCGGAGATCCGGTGAAGATGGCGAAGGCAATGCGATTGGGGGTTGAAGCAGGTAGACTGGCTTATGAGGCAGGCATGATTCCCGTTAAGCGCTATGCAGCAGCGAGCAGTCCCGCGGAAGGAATGGTTCACACATGA
- a CDS encoding C40 family peptidase, with the protein MKTNIFVQKAVTVGLCATLGFGAVLMTNAPVAQAASASVSTGQQIVNYGKTFTGTPYKFGASTSTTQNFDCSSFMKYIFKKYGVDLPRTSVKQSKEGVAVSKANLQVGDLVFFSSGSRSTGSNITHVGVYAGDGKILHTYGSPGVTLSDLNSGNWKKTYIKARRVL; encoded by the coding sequence ATGAAAACAAACATCTTTGTCCAAAAGGCCGTAACCGTCGGGTTGTGCGCTACACTAGGTTTTGGAGCTGTATTAATGACGAATGCACCTGTTGCACAGGCAGCAAGCGCTTCTGTATCCACAGGACAACAAATTGTGAACTATGGTAAAACCTTTACAGGAACTCCATATAAATTTGGCGCTTCAACTTCAACTACACAAAATTTTGACTGCTCTTCATTTATGAAATACATCTTTAAAAAGTATGGTGTTGATTTGCCACGTACATCCGTTAAGCAATCCAAAGAAGGCGTAGCTGTATCTAAAGCTAATCTGCAAGTTGGAGATCTGGTCTTCTTCTCCAGCGGTAGTCGCTCCACAGGCTCCAATATTACTCACGTAGGCGTATATGCAGGCGACGGAAAAATTCTGCACACGTACGGATCACCAGGTGTAACTCTTTCCGACTTGAACTCGGGGAACTGGAAAAAAACATATATTAAAGCTCGCCGCGTACTGTAG